The following are from one region of the Andrena cerasifolii isolate SP2316 chromosome 1, iyAndCera1_principal, whole genome shotgun sequence genome:
- the Akhr gene encoding adipokinetic hormone receptor isoform X6 produces MSNDSNNVELPIDMRFNEGHIVSIVIYSVLMIVSAIGNTTVLVLITRRKRVLKSRIHVMLMHLAIADLFVTFLMMPLEIGWAITVSWKAGDAMCRIMAFFRVFGLYLSSFVLVCISMDRYYAVLRPLQLWDVDKRGKIMLCFAWIGSIVCAMPQMIVFHVEAHPNITWYSQCVTFNTFPTYTHEITYSLFGMMMMYWFPLILIIYTYTSILLEICRRSKKSEHEKIRRSSMGFLTRARIRTLKMTVIIVAVFFICWTPYYIMSLWYWIDRQSAYKVDQRIQKGLFLFACTNSCMNPIVYGVFNIRDRNKVNLLCSFLLLSSPNTNIKHCFRNQFGQLL; encoded by the exons at GAGCAACGATTCAAACAATGTGGAGCTACCAATCGATATGCGCTTCAACGAGGGTCATATTGTCAGTATAGTGATTTACAGCGTATTAATGATAGTATCTGCCATAGGAAATACAACGGTGTTAGTGCTCATTACGCGTCGTAAACGTGTATTAAAATCGAGAATTCATGTAATGTTAATGCATCTTGCGATTGCCGATCTGTTT GTGACTTTTTTAATGATGCCACTTGAGATCGGTTGGGCGATCACAGTGTCCTGGAAAGCAGGAGATGCAATGTGTCGAATAATGGCTTTCTTCAGAGTGTTCGGTCTGTACTTATCGTCTTTCGTCTTGGTATGCATAAGTATGGATAG ATATTATGCAGTACTACGACCCCTCCAACTATGGGACGTTGATAAGAGAGGAAAAATAATGCTATGCTTCGCGTGGATAGGATCTATCGTATGTGCGATGCCTCAG ATGATAGTATTTCACGTAGAAGCCCACCCAAATATCACTTGGTATTCGCAATGCGTCACATTTAACACTTTTCCAACATACACTCATGAAATAACGTATTCTCTTTTCGGAATGATGATGATGTATTGGTTTCCCCTTATCCTGATAATATACACTTACACGAGCATTTTGCTGGAGATATGTAGAAGATCGAAAAAGAGCGAGCATG AGAAGATTCGTCGTTCTTCTATGGGTTTTCTTACACGAGCAAGAATACGAACTCTAAAAATGACGGTGATCATTGTTGCTGTATTCTTCATTTGCTGGACACCGTATTACATCATGAGTCTTTG GTACTGGATCGATCGTCAATCAGCATATAAAGTTGATCAACGAATTCAAAAAGGCCTCTTTTTATTCGCATGTACAAACTCTTGCATGAATCCTATTGTTTACGGCGTGTTTAATATACGAGACCGGAATAAGGTGAATCTCCTTTGCTCTTTCCTCCTTCTATCAAGTCCAAATACAAACATTAAGCATTGTTTTAGAAATCAGTTCGGCCAACTACTTTAG
- the Akhr gene encoding adipokinetic hormone receptor isoform X2, giving the protein MVSRETRQGITYNAINVRDLIEVLFVISLIANRVSETLRYIMGSTVKTLTPTELPNSRSNDSNNVELPIDMRFNEGHIVSIVIYSVLMIVSAIGNTTVLVLITRRKRVLKSRIHVMLMHLAIADLFVTFLMMPLEIGWAITVSWKAGDAMCRIMAFFRVFGLYLSSFVLVCISMDRYYAVLRPLQLWDVDKRGKIMLCFAWIGSIVCAMPQMIVFHVEAHPNITWYSQCVTFNTFPTYTHEITYSLFGMMMMYWFPLILIIYTYTSILLEICRRSKKSEHEKIRRSSMGFLTRARIRTLKMTVIIVAVFFICWTPYYIMSLWYWIDRQSAYKVDQRIQKGLFLFACTNSCMNPIVYGVFNIRDRNKKSVRPTTLETRVTPLSLSLKFLD; this is encoded by the exons ATGGTTTCTCGGGAAACAAGACAAGGGATAACTTATAATGCGATTAATGTACGAGATCTTATAGaagttttatttgtaattagtttGATTGCCAATAGAGTTTCTGAAACTTTAAGATACATCATGGGAAGCACCGTAAAAACTCTTACTCCTACCGAACTGCCCAATTCAAGGAGCAACGATTCAAACAATGTGGAGCTACCAATCGATATGCGCTTCAACGAGGGTCATATTGTCAGTATAGTGATTTACAGCGTATTAATGATAGTATCTGCCATAGGAAATACAACGGTGTTAGTGCTCATTACGCGTCGTAAACGTGTATTAAAATCGAGAATTCATGTAATGTTAATGCATCTTGCGATTGCCGATCTGTTT GTGACTTTTTTAATGATGCCACTTGAGATCGGTTGGGCGATCACAGTGTCCTGGAAAGCAGGAGATGCAATGTGTCGAATAATGGCTTTCTTCAGAGTGTTCGGTCTGTACTTATCGTCTTTCGTCTTGGTATGCATAAGTATGGATAG ATATTATGCAGTACTACGACCCCTCCAACTATGGGACGTTGATAAGAGAGGAAAAATAATGCTATGCTTCGCGTGGATAGGATCTATCGTATGTGCGATGCCTCAG ATGATAGTATTTCACGTAGAAGCCCACCCAAATATCACTTGGTATTCGCAATGCGTCACATTTAACACTTTTCCAACATACACTCATGAAATAACGTATTCTCTTTTCGGAATGATGATGATGTATTGGTTTCCCCTTATCCTGATAATATACACTTACACGAGCATTTTGCTGGAGATATGTAGAAGATCGAAAAAGAGCGAGCATG AGAAGATTCGTCGTTCTTCTATGGGTTTTCTTACACGAGCAAGAATACGAACTCTAAAAATGACGGTGATCATTGTTGCTGTATTCTTCATTTGCTGGACACCGTATTACATCATGAGTCTTTG GTACTGGATCGATCGTCAATCAGCATATAAAGTTGATCAACGAATTCAAAAAGGCCTCTTTTTATTCGCATGTACAAACTCTTGCATGAATCCTATTGTTTACGGCGTGTTTAATATACGAGACCGGAATAAG AAATCAGTTCGGCCAACTACTTTAGAAACGCGGGTTACTCCGTTGTCTCTATCGCTTAAATTCCTCGattaa
- the Akhr gene encoding adipokinetic hormone receptor isoform X1, whose protein sequence is MVSRETRQGITYNAINVRDLIEVLFVISLIANRVSETLRYIMGSTVKTLTPTELPNSRSNDSNNVELPIDMRFNEGHIVSIVIYSVLMIVSAIGNTTVLVLITRRKRVLKSRIHVMLMHLAIADLFVTFLMMPLEIGWAITVSWKAGDAMCRIMAFFRVFGLYLSSFVLVCISMDRYYAVLRPLQLWDVDKRGKIMLCFAWIGSIVCAMPQMIVFHVEAHPNITWYSQCVTFNTFPTYTHEITYSLFGMMMMYWFPLILIIYTYTSILLEICRRSKKSEHEKIRRSSMGFLTRARIRTLKMTVIIVAVFFICWTPYYIMSLWYWIDRQSAYKVDQRIQKGLFLFACTNSCMNPIVYGVFNIRDRNKVNLLCSFLLLSSPNTNIKHCFRNQFGQLL, encoded by the exons ATGGTTTCTCGGGAAACAAGACAAGGGATAACTTATAATGCGATTAATGTACGAGATCTTATAGaagttttatttgtaattagtttGATTGCCAATAGAGTTTCTGAAACTTTAAGATACATCATGGGAAGCACCGTAAAAACTCTTACTCCTACCGAACTGCCCAATTCAAGGAGCAACGATTCAAACAATGTGGAGCTACCAATCGATATGCGCTTCAACGAGGGTCATATTGTCAGTATAGTGATTTACAGCGTATTAATGATAGTATCTGCCATAGGAAATACAACGGTGTTAGTGCTCATTACGCGTCGTAAACGTGTATTAAAATCGAGAATTCATGTAATGTTAATGCATCTTGCGATTGCCGATCTGTTT GTGACTTTTTTAATGATGCCACTTGAGATCGGTTGGGCGATCACAGTGTCCTGGAAAGCAGGAGATGCAATGTGTCGAATAATGGCTTTCTTCAGAGTGTTCGGTCTGTACTTATCGTCTTTCGTCTTGGTATGCATAAGTATGGATAG ATATTATGCAGTACTACGACCCCTCCAACTATGGGACGTTGATAAGAGAGGAAAAATAATGCTATGCTTCGCGTGGATAGGATCTATCGTATGTGCGATGCCTCAG ATGATAGTATTTCACGTAGAAGCCCACCCAAATATCACTTGGTATTCGCAATGCGTCACATTTAACACTTTTCCAACATACACTCATGAAATAACGTATTCTCTTTTCGGAATGATGATGATGTATTGGTTTCCCCTTATCCTGATAATATACACTTACACGAGCATTTTGCTGGAGATATGTAGAAGATCGAAAAAGAGCGAGCATG AGAAGATTCGTCGTTCTTCTATGGGTTTTCTTACACGAGCAAGAATACGAACTCTAAAAATGACGGTGATCATTGTTGCTGTATTCTTCATTTGCTGGACACCGTATTACATCATGAGTCTTTG GTACTGGATCGATCGTCAATCAGCATATAAAGTTGATCAACGAATTCAAAAAGGCCTCTTTTTATTCGCATGTACAAACTCTTGCATGAATCCTATTGTTTACGGCGTGTTTAATATACGAGACCGGAATAAGGTGAATCTCCTTTGCTCTTTCCTCCTTCTATCAAGTCCAAATACAAACATTAAGCATTGTTTTAGAAATCAGTTCGGCCAACTACTTTAG
- the Akhr gene encoding adipokinetic hormone receptor isoform X3 produces MRLIYIMGSTVKTLTPTELPNSRSNDSNNVELPIDMRFNEGHIVSIVIYSVLMIVSAIGNTTVLVLITRRKRVLKSRIHVMLMHLAIADLFVTFLMMPLEIGWAITVSWKAGDAMCRIMAFFRVFGLYLSSFVLVCISMDRYYAVLRPLQLWDVDKRGKIMLCFAWIGSIVCAMPQMIVFHVEAHPNITWYSQCVTFNTFPTYTHEITYSLFGMMMMYWFPLILIIYTYTSILLEICRRSKKSEHEKIRRSSMGFLTRARIRTLKMTVIIVAVFFICWTPYYIMSLWYWIDRQSAYKVDQRIQKGLFLFACTNSCMNPIVYGVFNIRDRNKVNLLCSFLLLSSPNTNIKHCFRNQFGQLL; encoded by the exons ATGCGATTAAT ATACATCATGGGAAGCACCGTAAAAACTCTTACTCCTACCGAACTGCCCAATTCAAGGAGCAACGATTCAAACAATGTGGAGCTACCAATCGATATGCGCTTCAACGAGGGTCATATTGTCAGTATAGTGATTTACAGCGTATTAATGATAGTATCTGCCATAGGAAATACAACGGTGTTAGTGCTCATTACGCGTCGTAAACGTGTATTAAAATCGAGAATTCATGTAATGTTAATGCATCTTGCGATTGCCGATCTGTTT GTGACTTTTTTAATGATGCCACTTGAGATCGGTTGGGCGATCACAGTGTCCTGGAAAGCAGGAGATGCAATGTGTCGAATAATGGCTTTCTTCAGAGTGTTCGGTCTGTACTTATCGTCTTTCGTCTTGGTATGCATAAGTATGGATAG ATATTATGCAGTACTACGACCCCTCCAACTATGGGACGTTGATAAGAGAGGAAAAATAATGCTATGCTTCGCGTGGATAGGATCTATCGTATGTGCGATGCCTCAG ATGATAGTATTTCACGTAGAAGCCCACCCAAATATCACTTGGTATTCGCAATGCGTCACATTTAACACTTTTCCAACATACACTCATGAAATAACGTATTCTCTTTTCGGAATGATGATGATGTATTGGTTTCCCCTTATCCTGATAATATACACTTACACGAGCATTTTGCTGGAGATATGTAGAAGATCGAAAAAGAGCGAGCATG AGAAGATTCGTCGTTCTTCTATGGGTTTTCTTACACGAGCAAGAATACGAACTCTAAAAATGACGGTGATCATTGTTGCTGTATTCTTCATTTGCTGGACACCGTATTACATCATGAGTCTTTG GTACTGGATCGATCGTCAATCAGCATATAAAGTTGATCAACGAATTCAAAAAGGCCTCTTTTTATTCGCATGTACAAACTCTTGCATGAATCCTATTGTTTACGGCGTGTTTAATATACGAGACCGGAATAAGGTGAATCTCCTTTGCTCTTTCCTCCTTCTATCAAGTCCAAATACAAACATTAAGCATTGTTTTAGAAATCAGTTCGGCCAACTACTTTAG
- the Akhr gene encoding adipokinetic hormone receptor isoform X5: MRLMSNDSNNVELPIDMRFNEGHIVSIVIYSVLMIVSAIGNTTVLVLITRRKRVLKSRIHVMLMHLAIADLFVTFLMMPLEIGWAITVSWKAGDAMCRIMAFFRVFGLYLSSFVLVCISMDRYYAVLRPLQLWDVDKRGKIMLCFAWIGSIVCAMPQMIVFHVEAHPNITWYSQCVTFNTFPTYTHEITYSLFGMMMMYWFPLILIIYTYTSILLEICRRSKKSEHEKIRRSSMGFLTRARIRTLKMTVIIVAVFFICWTPYYIMSLWYWIDRQSAYKVDQRIQKGLFLFACTNSCMNPIVYGVFNIRDRNKVNLLCSFLLLSSPNTNIKHCFRNQFGQLL; this comes from the exons ATGCGATTAAT GAGCAACGATTCAAACAATGTGGAGCTACCAATCGATATGCGCTTCAACGAGGGTCATATTGTCAGTATAGTGATTTACAGCGTATTAATGATAGTATCTGCCATAGGAAATACAACGGTGTTAGTGCTCATTACGCGTCGTAAACGTGTATTAAAATCGAGAATTCATGTAATGTTAATGCATCTTGCGATTGCCGATCTGTTT GTGACTTTTTTAATGATGCCACTTGAGATCGGTTGGGCGATCACAGTGTCCTGGAAAGCAGGAGATGCAATGTGTCGAATAATGGCTTTCTTCAGAGTGTTCGGTCTGTACTTATCGTCTTTCGTCTTGGTATGCATAAGTATGGATAG ATATTATGCAGTACTACGACCCCTCCAACTATGGGACGTTGATAAGAGAGGAAAAATAATGCTATGCTTCGCGTGGATAGGATCTATCGTATGTGCGATGCCTCAG ATGATAGTATTTCACGTAGAAGCCCACCCAAATATCACTTGGTATTCGCAATGCGTCACATTTAACACTTTTCCAACATACACTCATGAAATAACGTATTCTCTTTTCGGAATGATGATGATGTATTGGTTTCCCCTTATCCTGATAATATACACTTACACGAGCATTTTGCTGGAGATATGTAGAAGATCGAAAAAGAGCGAGCATG AGAAGATTCGTCGTTCTTCTATGGGTTTTCTTACACGAGCAAGAATACGAACTCTAAAAATGACGGTGATCATTGTTGCTGTATTCTTCATTTGCTGGACACCGTATTACATCATGAGTCTTTG GTACTGGATCGATCGTCAATCAGCATATAAAGTTGATCAACGAATTCAAAAAGGCCTCTTTTTATTCGCATGTACAAACTCTTGCATGAATCCTATTGTTTACGGCGTGTTTAATATACGAGACCGGAATAAGGTGAATCTCCTTTGCTCTTTCCTCCTTCTATCAAGTCCAAATACAAACATTAAGCATTGTTTTAGAAATCAGTTCGGCCAACTACTTTAG
- the Akhr gene encoding adipokinetic hormone receptor isoform X4 — protein MGSTVKTLTPTELPNSRSNDSNNVELPIDMRFNEGHIVSIVIYSVLMIVSAIGNTTVLVLITRRKRVLKSRIHVMLMHLAIADLFVTFLMMPLEIGWAITVSWKAGDAMCRIMAFFRVFGLYLSSFVLVCISMDRYYAVLRPLQLWDVDKRGKIMLCFAWIGSIVCAMPQMIVFHVEAHPNITWYSQCVTFNTFPTYTHEITYSLFGMMMMYWFPLILIIYTYTSILLEICRRSKKSEHEKIRRSSMGFLTRARIRTLKMTVIIVAVFFICWTPYYIMSLWYWIDRQSAYKVDQRIQKGLFLFACTNSCMNPIVYGVFNIRDRNKVNLLCSFLLLSSPNTNIKHCFRNQFGQLL, from the exons ATGGGAAGCACCGTAAAAACTCTTACTCCTACCGAACTGCCCAATTCAAGGAGCAACGATTCAAACAATGTGGAGCTACCAATCGATATGCGCTTCAACGAGGGTCATATTGTCAGTATAGTGATTTACAGCGTATTAATGATAGTATCTGCCATAGGAAATACAACGGTGTTAGTGCTCATTACGCGTCGTAAACGTGTATTAAAATCGAGAATTCATGTAATGTTAATGCATCTTGCGATTGCCGATCTGTTT GTGACTTTTTTAATGATGCCACTTGAGATCGGTTGGGCGATCACAGTGTCCTGGAAAGCAGGAGATGCAATGTGTCGAATAATGGCTTTCTTCAGAGTGTTCGGTCTGTACTTATCGTCTTTCGTCTTGGTATGCATAAGTATGGATAG ATATTATGCAGTACTACGACCCCTCCAACTATGGGACGTTGATAAGAGAGGAAAAATAATGCTATGCTTCGCGTGGATAGGATCTATCGTATGTGCGATGCCTCAG ATGATAGTATTTCACGTAGAAGCCCACCCAAATATCACTTGGTATTCGCAATGCGTCACATTTAACACTTTTCCAACATACACTCATGAAATAACGTATTCTCTTTTCGGAATGATGATGATGTATTGGTTTCCCCTTATCCTGATAATATACACTTACACGAGCATTTTGCTGGAGATATGTAGAAGATCGAAAAAGAGCGAGCATG AGAAGATTCGTCGTTCTTCTATGGGTTTTCTTACACGAGCAAGAATACGAACTCTAAAAATGACGGTGATCATTGTTGCTGTATTCTTCATTTGCTGGACACCGTATTACATCATGAGTCTTTG GTACTGGATCGATCGTCAATCAGCATATAAAGTTGATCAACGAATTCAAAAAGGCCTCTTTTTATTCGCATGTACAAACTCTTGCATGAATCCTATTGTTTACGGCGTGTTTAATATACGAGACCGGAATAAGGTGAATCTCCTTTGCTCTTTCCTCCTTCTATCAAGTCCAAATACAAACATTAAGCATTGTTTTAGAAATCAGTTCGGCCAACTACTTTAG
- the Akhr gene encoding adipokinetic hormone receptor isoform X7: MRFNEGHIVSIVIYSVLMIVSAIGNTTVLVLITRRKRVLKSRIHVMLMHLAIADLFVTFLMMPLEIGWAITVSWKAGDAMCRIMAFFRVFGLYLSSFVLVCISMDRYYAVLRPLQLWDVDKRGKIMLCFAWIGSIVCAMPQMIVFHVEAHPNITWYSQCVTFNTFPTYTHEITYSLFGMMMMYWFPLILIIYTYTSILLEICRRSKKSEHEKIRRSSMGFLTRARIRTLKMTVIIVAVFFICWTPYYIMSLWYWIDRQSAYKVDQRIQKGLFLFACTNSCMNPIVYGVFNIRDRNKVNLLCSFLLLSSPNTNIKHCFRNQFGQLL; this comes from the exons ATGCGCTTCAACGAGGGTCATATTGTCAGTATAGTGATTTACAGCGTATTAATGATAGTATCTGCCATAGGAAATACAACGGTGTTAGTGCTCATTACGCGTCGTAAACGTGTATTAAAATCGAGAATTCATGTAATGTTAATGCATCTTGCGATTGCCGATCTGTTT GTGACTTTTTTAATGATGCCACTTGAGATCGGTTGGGCGATCACAGTGTCCTGGAAAGCAGGAGATGCAATGTGTCGAATAATGGCTTTCTTCAGAGTGTTCGGTCTGTACTTATCGTCTTTCGTCTTGGTATGCATAAGTATGGATAG ATATTATGCAGTACTACGACCCCTCCAACTATGGGACGTTGATAAGAGAGGAAAAATAATGCTATGCTTCGCGTGGATAGGATCTATCGTATGTGCGATGCCTCAG ATGATAGTATTTCACGTAGAAGCCCACCCAAATATCACTTGGTATTCGCAATGCGTCACATTTAACACTTTTCCAACATACACTCATGAAATAACGTATTCTCTTTTCGGAATGATGATGATGTATTGGTTTCCCCTTATCCTGATAATATACACTTACACGAGCATTTTGCTGGAGATATGTAGAAGATCGAAAAAGAGCGAGCATG AGAAGATTCGTCGTTCTTCTATGGGTTTTCTTACACGAGCAAGAATACGAACTCTAAAAATGACGGTGATCATTGTTGCTGTATTCTTCATTTGCTGGACACCGTATTACATCATGAGTCTTTG GTACTGGATCGATCGTCAATCAGCATATAAAGTTGATCAACGAATTCAAAAAGGCCTCTTTTTATTCGCATGTACAAACTCTTGCATGAATCCTATTGTTTACGGCGTGTTTAATATACGAGACCGGAATAAGGTGAATCTCCTTTGCTCTTTCCTCCTTCTATCAAGTCCAAATACAAACATTAAGCATTGTTTTAGAAATCAGTTCGGCCAACTACTTTAG
- the Pgant7 gene encoding N-acetylgalactosaminyltransferase 7 has protein sequence MRIVQLRRNRLFSIIIYGIIVLFTLYVLVNFFSEKPINSLKEYWAEGLKSKQVPVLVKDLGNFEPQHVPVRTGPGEGGKPHILRDDQQNDIQQSESEYGMNMVCSDEISLDRSVPDTRMPECKHWNYPEALPRTSVIIVFHNEGWSVLMRTVHSVINRTPPQFLEEVLLVDDFSDKDNLKGDLETYIEQWEGKVKLIRNYERQGLIRTRSRGAREAKGEVIVFLDAHCEVNVNWLTPLLAPIAADKTVMTVPVIDGIDHKSFEFRPVYQEGHLYRGIFEWGMLYKENELPAREQKMRPHNSMPYRSPTHAGGLFAINREYFLSLGGYDEGLLVWGGENFELSFKIWQCGGSILWVPCSHVGHVYRGFMPYTFGKLAQKKKGPLITINYKRVIETWFDDKYKEFFYTREPLARLLDHGDISEQLAFKKRKRCKSFQWYMDNVAYDVFDKFPELPPNIHWGELRNVALGTCLDTMGHSPPSLMAASHCHGFGNNQLVRLNTKGQLGIGERCVSADGQGVKFVFCRLGTVDGPWQYDEKTKTLLHRVHKKCMALHPQTQQLSLMPCDVNNAYQQWSFHQIHPRW, from the exons ATGAGAATTGTCCAGCTAAGGAGGAATCGCCTGTTTAGTATCATTATATATGGAATAATTGTTCTTTTTACGTTATACGTTCTCGTCAATTTCTTTTCTGAGAAACCAATTAATAGCTTAAAAGAGTATTGGGCAGAGGGCTTGAAAAGTAAACAG GTTCCAGTTCTAGTAAAGGATCTTGGAAACTTTGAACCGCAACATGTACCAGTTAGGACTGGACCTGGCGAAGGCGGAAAACCTCATATTCTACGAGATGATCAGCAAAATGATATTCAGCAGTCCGAGTCCGAGTACGGCATGAATATGGTGTGCTCTGATGAAATATCATTGGACAGATCAGTCCCTGACACAAGGATGCCTGA ATGTAAACATTGGAATTATCCAGAGGCGCTGCCACGCACCAGTGTGATCATTGTGTTTCACAACGAAGGCTGGTCAGTACTAATGAGGACTGTTCACAGTGTAATAAATCGTACACCACCTCAATTCTTAGAGGAAGTTCTGCTCGTAGATGACTTTTCTGATAAAG ATAACTTAAAAGGTGATTTGGAAACGTACATAGAACAGTGGGAAGGCAAAGTTAAATTAATAAGGAACTACGAAAGGCAAGGTTTAATAAGAACAAGATCGCGCGGTGCACGCGAGGCAAAGGGCGAAGTTATAGTGTTTTTGGATGCTCATTGCGAAGTTAATGTTAACTGGTTAACACCCCTTTTGGCTCCAATAGCTGCAGACAa AACTGTGATGACAGTTCCTGTAATAGATGGTATTGATCAcaaaagtttcgagtttcgaccTGTGTACCAAGAAGGGCATCTGTACCGAGGCATTTTTGAATGGGGAATGTTGTACAAGGAGAACGAACTTCCTGCGCGAGAACAGAAGATGCGACCTCATAACAGCATGCCATACAG GTCTCCCACTCATGCTGGTGGGTTGTTCGCAATAAATCGCGAATACTTTCTGTCACTGGGTGGATACGACGAGGGCTTACTTGTGTGGGGTGGGGAGAACTTTGAATTGTCATTCAAGATATGGCAATGCGGAGGAAGTATTCTCTGGGTACCATGCTCTCACGTTGGCCATGTATATAGAGGGTTTATGCCCTATACATTTGGTAAATTGGCTCAGAAGAAGAAAGGGCCACTGATAACAATA AACTACAAGAGAGTTATTGAGACTTGGTTCGACGACAAATATAAGGAATTCTTCTACACAAGGGAACCACTCGCCCGGTTACTCGACCATGGTGATATATCCGAGCAATTGGCTTTTAAGAAACGAAAAAGATGTAAAAGTTTTCAGTGGTACATGGACAATGTGGCTTAtgatgtttttgataaatttccCGAGTTGCCACCCAATATCCATTGGGGAGAG ttaCGAAATGTAGCACTGGGAACGTGTTTAGATACAATGGGCCATTCGCCTCCTAGTCTAATGGCTGCATCTCACTGCCATGGGTTTGGTAACAATCAG TTGGTTAGGTTAAACACGAAAGGTCAATTAGGAATAGGAGAAAGATGCGTGTCAGCTGATGGACAAGGAGTGAAATTTGTATTCTGTCGGTTAGGAACCGTAGATGGTCCATGGCAGTATGACGAG AAAACAAAAACACTTCTGCACAGAGTGCACAAAAAGTGCATGGCACTACATCCACAGACTCAACAACTGTCTCTAATGCCGTGCGATGTGAACAATGCGTATCAACAGTGGTCTTTCCATCAAATTCATCCGCGATGGTGA